GTTTTCTCATGACAGCCGGAAATAAATTCATCAACTATCCAACTAGCTTTAAGCTTGAGAAATTATGCAATTTATTTTCAAAGAACGACTTGTGTGTCGCTGAAAAAGTGTTTAGGGCAGCTGTTTTTTTTTGTCAACCGTTTTAAATTTTTATTTTTTTATTTTTTTTTATCATGCCCTTTACTTCCATGCCAACTTTAGGCTAATACCATGCATCTTAAAATATTGTTAGAGTCGTTTTGGTAAAGTCGTAACCCCACCTCACTATAAATAAAGAGAGGTTATCAATATGGAACAAAAAGATATTGAATTCTTCCGCGAAACCCTGAACAAGATGCTCAACGACATTCTTCAGAAGGGACAGGAAACCATCGAAGACATGACTGAATCCGGGGAAACTTATGCAGACCCCGCAGACCGCGCAACCGCCGAGTCCGACCGTGCCTTCACTCTAAGACTCAGGGACAGGGAGCGCAAACTCATCAAAAAAATCCAGAAGGCCATCCAACGCATTGATGACGGTGACTTCGGTATCTGCCACGCCTGTGGTGATGACATCTCCGTTCCAAGGCTCAAGGCCCGCCCGGTAACTACCCTCTGCATTGCCTGTAAGAGCAAGCAGGAGGAAGAAGAACAGAACCGCGGAGACTAAGCCCGGATACAATTAAATGGATGCACACTTCTTTCGTGCCCTGACCGGAGAACTTGAGGAAAATCTCAAGGGCCGCAGGGTGGAAAAAATATTTGCCCCCGCTGAGGGAGTGTGGACTTTCACGCTCCAATCAAAGGGAGGCAAGGAATATCTTCTATTCAGGCCCGCCAAATCGGTGGGCCTGCTCTTTCTTTCAAGGGTAAAACCAGTCAATCCCCCCAGCCCTCCGTCACAAGTCATGTGGCTGCGCAAACGGCTGGCCGGGCGCAGGCTTTTTGAAGCTCATCACGACTGGATCAACCTGCGAATCGCCTTTACACTTTCCCCGTGGATACAACGCGACAAGTACCGCTATCTGCTGCTGGACATGAAAAAGGGAGTTTCACTGATTCATGACCTGCCCGAAGGATTCCCTGCGACCGTAACATGGCCCGCGTACGAGGAAACACGCTCAAATAAAGAGATATGGCGTGATTTTCCGCAGATATCCCCTCCCCTACGTAAAAGCCTGAATGCGCTTAATGAAACTGATGGACGTAGTCTGCTGAGCCGACTTCAAAACGGCGTAGCAAATGATTTCTACATATCAGAAAAAAAAGGCGAACTCATAGCCCCGCGTGTCTGGTCAAATCCCAAGGCGGATGAGCAAAAGTACGATTCAGCCATCGAAGCGTCTTCAGT
The window above is part of the Marinifilum sp. JC120 genome. Proteins encoded here:
- the dksA gene encoding RNA polymerase-binding protein DksA, yielding MEQKDIEFFRETLNKMLNDILQKGQETIEDMTESGETYADPADRATAESDRAFTLRLRDRERKLIKKIQKAIQRIDDGDFGICHACGDDISVPRLKARPVTTLCIACKSKQEEEEQNRGD